In Erigeron canadensis isolate Cc75 chromosome 7, C_canadensis_v1, whole genome shotgun sequence, one DNA window encodes the following:
- the LOC122609414 gene encoding uncharacterized protein LOC122609414 → MNKSPVVVTRHKCAACFRQFKRKEHLVEHMKKSNHSVHEPKCGVCQKHCKSFESLREHISGQVAKATCSSIFSLTGCQLCLKVFDSTGSLNEHKESCLRPAPACLGTIDVPEYVAYEALEDNIHISKFPEAVAIECQMVGGGSDGSVDILARVCLVDEEENMIFHTFVAPQMPVTDYRYKLTGLTEAHLRDGMPLTEVQEKISRILYNGESLGKARLNGGKAKLLVGHNVQCDLDCLLMNYPDILIRDTATYLPLMKTHTKNASYSLKDLTKKFLGYDIRAGHHDPLQDCLSVMRLYKRMRSQEHQDEMTATMCGYKTKDTYTFDTLTLKELENMSPDELFEISTSNYQCWCLDSRPRDLSRTWNVSV, encoded by the exons ATGAATAAATCCCCAGTGGTCGTTACAAG GCACAAATGTGCAGCTTGTTTTCGACAGTTTAAAAGAAAGGAGCACCTTGTTGAGCACATGAAGAAATCCAATCACTCTGTCCATGAGCCAAAATGTGGTGTTTGTCAAAAGCACTGCAAATCATTTGAATCATTAAGAGAGCATATATCGG GACAAGTAGCTAAGGCCACGTGTTCAAGTATATTCTCTCTGACTGGTTGCCAACTCTGTCTAAAAGTTTTCGATAGCACGGGTTCTCTTAATGAACATAAAGAGTCATGTCTACGTCCCGCACCTGCTTGTCTT GGAACAATAGATGTTCCAGAATATGTAGCATATGAAGCCTTAGAAGATAATATTCATATTAGTAAATTCCCTGAAGCAGTTGCTATTGAATGCCAAATGGTTGGCGGTGGTAGTGATGGATCAGTTGACATATTAGCTCGAGTCTGCCTCGTTGATGAGGAAGAGAATATGATATTCCACACCTTTGTAGCACCTCAAATGCCCGTGACTGATTACAG GTATAAACTAACTGGCTTAACGGAAGCGCATCTTAGAGATGGTATGCCACTTACTGAAGTTCAAGAAAAGATTTCTCGTATTTTATACAATGGAGAATCATTAGGAAAAGCACGGTTGAATGGAGGAAAAGCTAAGCTTCTTGTGGGTCATAACGTTCAGTGTGATTTGGATTGCTTGTTAATGAACTATCCTGATATATTAATAAG GGATACTGCAACATATCTTCCCCTAATGAAAACTCATACTAAGAACGCTAGCTATTCTCTCAAGGACCTTACTAAGAAATTTCTCGG GTACGATATCAGGGCAGGGCATCACGATCCTTTACAAGATTGCTTGTCTGTAATGAGACTATACAAGCGTATGCGCTCTCAAGAACACCAAGATGAAATGACCGCAACAATGTGTGGTTACAAGACCAAAGATACCTATACTTTTGATACTCTAACATTAAAGGAGCTTGAAAACATGTCCCCTGATGAACtttttgagatttcaacatcaaATTATCAATGCTGGTGCTTGGACTCTCGACCACGCGATCTATCGAGAACTTGGAACGTTTCAgtttga